ATTATGTATACTTATAGAAATGATTAAGAGAATTCAtagacaattttttaaaaattggttttaagtttttttgttagTGTGTGAGTATTATAAACGTTGATGTAAACGTAATCGGATAATTTTGATAGttttttattcctttttcaTGATCTGAAACCACAGTCCATTGGAAATCCGTTAGGAATATTCAATGGATTATCTTGTATGTGAGAAATCTGTCAGGAATCCGTCGAGAATTTTTAACGAATTCTCGAGCGTTCTTGGTTTCACGTCAACCAATGAAATACATACACATTCCCGATTGATAGGATATTCCATCGAGAATTCATCaggaatctgaaaaaaaaaacatgcaaatTTGACAGCTAAAATTTTTGGTTACGGcagaaataaaaatttctgaCATATATTTTCCGTTGgaaaattttaatacatatttgtgaaacatttcttcttcctcgttctACTATCGCTCTCTAATCACAAattctcttttctttccatTCTCTCCCAAGATCGTCTCCATCTGTCAAAATCATCTCAAAATCATGTAAGTGTTTCCATTTTTGATGAAATTGTTAGATTAAAAACATGTTAGGTTGTTGATTTTAGTGATATGAAAGTTAGTTTTAGGGATTTTAGTGACAGCTGAAACTTAAATCACTTTTTATTGTGACATTAAAAGCCAGCTCTCACCTCTGAAGAAAACCAAAGTAATTTTGGTTGCTCTTCTGGCTCCGTACTGGTGCAATCCTTTGGCCCCGTGGCTGTATGATGCAACCAAAGCAGCTTCCTAGACTAGAGTAAGTAAAATTTCTTTTATTCACCCTAAAAATGATAGAGAGTGGCCCACAAGCAAAGTTTCGTGATAGGCTTTGTTACAATGGCCCATTAATACACGCAGATCCACCTTTGTGTTCATATGGTTGCAGATAGAGGCAGAGCAATAATAATAGAAAGGTACGGAGCCTTTGAGTGGTGGAAACAACAAGGGTCCTGTTCAGTCAAGTAAGCTGTAGGAAACACTATCATAAGATGAGACTAAGATGAGAATCCAATAAGGTGAACTCATGTTTTTGTAAgcatcatttgtattttgtaccAAAGGCTTCCTTCCGCTTTTGGTATGCAATTTTGATGCCAAGAGACATTAATACTCCTTTTTGGTAATATCGCAAGACCACATGAAGCGACTGAATAGCTGCTATATCAATTGGCACAGAAACTAGGCAGAATAAACGTGGAAAGCCATAAACTAAAGGTACTATTATATGTAACAGAGGAGACCAGCTGCAGCCTCTCACGAAAAGAGAGTTTTGTACATTGATAATACAatagtttctttcttttaaaaagaaacatcAAATACTACTCTAAAAACTACAACCATTCGAAACCAAAGCAGTAGGATCATCAGGCCAAGGTTAAAAATCTTGAATTATTAGTTTATCTGCATCCACTCCGCTAGTAGCGGAAGCTACTACCACAATAATGACAGCTAGCACTAGTACGAGGCCGAATAAGAGAAGCCTTCATGATCTCCACAGAAAGATCTGGATGGTTGACTACAAACAACTTGAACTCAGCAGAGCTAGCGATGGAGCTTATATTGTTCTTGATAGTAGTGAAAGCCGCATCGTTAAGGGCCTTGTCAAAAGGGATTTGAGCAAGCTCAAGGATGTTAAGAGCGTTGGACGAGTTAAGAGATGATATAAGATGCTTTCTACATAGGTCACGCAGATGCGGAATCTCGTACTTGTCGGCTGCAAGATAGAGTGACCTAACATGTTTCTTGAGACTTTCAGAAGAAATGGAGCCATCAACGCTGTACATGAACTCAACCAAAGCCTCAAGTTCCTCGTGTTTCATCTCGGAGAAAGTGACTGTCTCTAGCTTAGATGAAGACTTCAACTCGTCTGAttccatcatcttcttcaacacCATTGACCTTGATGCCTATTCAAATTCAATACATGTTGAGATTCCATATAGCATTAACAATAAATAAGCATtttaagagaagagagaaaaccaGAACAAGTTTGTGGGCGGAGATAGCTGCACGCTCATCACTGTTTCCTGCCTTGAGGAGTACATCTACTTGCCATTGTTCTTCAAAGAGAGTCCTTAATCCACCCAAGAAGATGTCTTTGTTGCTCTGTGTTGCCATCGCAAACCTGAAAGTGATGTGGAGAGATACTAGTAATTAGTATACACAGATTCATCAGCAGCTAGCAGTCATATACAGGGACAGCGACAAGCAGACAGGACACATAAGAGCAGACACTAATAAAGAGATTTTGCAAAACAAATATGGGAAATTCGAGTCATAATCAAGAATGTGTTCACTTAGTACAAGATCTGCTAAGAGAACTGAGAAAAGTCGAAGTACCGGAACAATCGAGGAGAAGGTTAAGCTTGTAGCAGTGGAGACGACTCTGTTACAGTGTTACGGTTGTAGGATTCTAGAATCcacttctctcttcttccttttttaagCTAGCcggtttaaatttaaataattcttTAATGAGATataaactataactgatttataaTAAGATTACACATCATCTTTTAattgtatttgattttttaaatgttatttaatttataaattttaaaatcacttttattaaaaatattaattgtgatttaatctatattatttaaaaattagttaaaaatataaaggcTTAAATCTCATAGTTTAAGATAGAATTCTAGAATAGTTACAAGTTCATTCACAAGTTCCAACACTTCATCCAAAATAATATAGTTGTGAACGTTACCAAATCATCCAAaccattattaatgtttttaaaaaaaatcttactaaATCACCTTTAGTTTTTTAATTCAATAAAAATCATTGAGATATCTACTAAATCTTACCAATTGTAAAATCTAACAAAAACTCTATAATAATTAATACAATACAATACACCTCTAAACTCCCCTAGATATTGTTTGCTCCAAAAAATAATCTAGCAACCCTATGATTTACAATTTTACTCTGGATTTCCAAATTCTTAGATTCTATaatcatgaaaatttaaaattaaacaaaaggattgaaaaataaatagttcAACATATGTTTTCCAATTTGCATTCATTGCTTTCACCGCAACCATTCTATACTCTGCTAACAACTATCAAAAAGGTCTCACACaacatttttttagtttcaaaaaaaactatcaaaaagGTTCAAATTGTTTAACTAGTGGGGTATATGAGTTCTTCCTCCTAAGTCTAACTTTAGCTACCGCTTATCtgtggtgttcaaaaaaaaaagctaccaCTTATCTCTGATATTTCAGATGCAGCGATTAAGAAAGCGTAAGGCAACATACTATCTAGCAGCAGAGAGCTTTGCTTCAAAGAGAGTTGATGGATTTGAGCTCCATAAAGTTGAGGTAACATCTAGGTTCTAGCAGCGAGCTAGAGTGAGTAAGAAAAAAATTCACCCAAAAAAAAGACAGAGTGGCCCACAAGCAAAGTTTCGTGATAGGCTCTGTTTCATTGGCCCATTAATACACGCATATCCACCTTTGTGTATATGGTTGTAGACAGAAGCAGAACAATAATATTGGAAAGCTACGGAGCCTTTGAATGGTGGAACCAACAACAGCAAGGGTCCTGTTGAGTCAAGTAATCTATAGGAAACATTATCTTCAACAGTAACAGTATATACCACTTTGCCACTGACTTCTTTTGTAGTCAATAGAAGTATAGAGTAATATGAAGTGAAAAAGAATCTTTTCCTATTAGTGGTAAAATAAATGTCCTTctcatatatatcttaaaaagTATTAAGTTTAAGTTACCTCAAGCTCATGTTTCAACTCTCTGCAAGTTGCAATATGTAGCCAACGAGCAAGGCTGTCAAATCGTTTTCAATCGTATCCTTAACCCTCGTGCACTTCTTTTCTGATCATTAAGTCTCTTTTGTACTGTTTGCTCTATTATCAAGACTCTTGATCAAATGCTACCAAAAAGTCTCgggtgtttttgttttttgagaaCTGAAGTCTCGGGTGTTTCTGGACTTGTTTTGGGGATTATTCACCACAGTCGCACTAAACCGCGAACGCATAAGATTTCTGCTGGACTATAAAACGACCCGAAAAGATTCAGTATTATGaacttaaatatgtaaataaataaatattctatctgtttcatcaacaagtttattttaaaattttcttcagCTTATAAAATTACATGAATGTATTTAATATAccactattttaaatattgttataaCAATTTAAGCTCAATAGTCAACTCTATTAGATTGAGGTCAATGGTAAATAAAGAAGTTGttgctaaaatatatttaggaACATTAAAATGTAAATGTAAGATGTAACATTTACTATGGAACATCATGACCAAATGGTAAAGACGGGTTTTTTCCTGCATCCAGGTTAAGAGTTCGAATCCTGCTGGAGAGAACTATTGCATGATGTCTCTGTATATCCCACATGGGTACGAATCTTTGCTTTCGGCCCATTTCGAAAGTCCGGTGCGTGAATCTACCCATAGGTCACACGCCCCCAAAAGATTAGTCTGCGTCTGTTTGGGCATGGGATCTACTCCTGAAttatcagaagaaaaaaaagagtgcCTCATTTTAGTTCCATGCATTTTTCCCTTGCTCTTTGTAAAGACAAAGGGCCATCAAGGCTTCTAAATTCTAAGGTGGGGGGCTAAATATCAAAAGCTTTCTGCACCAacgtttttctctctcttttgttccaACTCTACTATTGGATGCATCAAACGCGTCTTTCGACCACAATcgcttttaattttaaacttcaaatttgttGTTGTTCTTTCGACCATAACCAGCAATTTTCGGCTCTACATATATACGACTTTatgtattttctatatttaaattataatacaGAATGGACCAATTAAAAGTTGTATTTACCATCCGAAGATTTATTatgtgatgatgatggtggtggttACATGACCaaggtgatgatgatgacacATTAATTCTAGCGGTGTCGTTATATATATCACATACTTGATCTTGCAGAGAGTAAGCCAATAGCTAAGCTAATCTTTAAGACCTTGATCTTACTAGTAAGAAAAAAACACCATGCAGCCCTAAGCTATATCCCTTTAGTCTCTTTTCACAGACCTGACCTCTCACAGCTCTTTGAATTCTCATAAGATTACCaaatatatacaaaagaaaacatcaaaagttttataaatatttataacaaaatgCAAAAAATGGAGGCTGCAAACGTTTACACACAAGATGGCACCGTCGACCTCCAAGGCCGTCCCGTCCTAGCGTCCAAGACGGGCCGTTGGAGAGCTTGCTCTTTCCTCCTAGGTATTTTAgcttcatatattaaaaaagcatattaattgattttgttttattaattcacAAGCTATATATAGtctcgtgtgtgtgtgtgagaagGGTATGAAGCGTTTGAGCGGATGGCGTTTTATGGAATAGCTTCGAACTTGGTGAATTATTTGACCACAAGACTTCACGAAGACACGATCTCTTCGGTTAGAAATGTGAATAATTGGTCCGGTGCCGTTTGGATCACCCCGATCGCCGGAGCTTACATCGCCGACTCATACATCGGCCGCTTCTGGACTTTTACCGCCTCCTCTCTCATCTACGTCCTGGTATTTCTCTAATCTCATCTTCTTTTTTGGGTGGTTAAAATGTGAATTAAATCAACTAAACTAGATAGAAACCATTTTACAACTTTGAGGAAAAAATCATTCAAGATAGCAAAACTGAgccaaacaattaaaaaaaaaaacgttaggATATCTCCAACTATTACATTCTATTTTCtactataaaatagagtttataataaaaatacttcaataatattctattttttattctgtaatagagtaaaaaatggatttactctatatatagaataaGTTGTTTTTATTATCACactatttttattgtaaaatagAATACTGAGATGGTCTTATATACGCGGTTTCAcagttatgattttttttgtttattataatgataattacaagtttttttgtcaacatggCGATTGAAGTGTTTAACTTATCCCAAATTTCATACGATGATAGTAGTGTgtgcttgattttttttttatgttcttgagtttttttttaattattattcaccagttttctagttttatttaCTCTTGATATTGGGTATGTTTCTGATTTTCCTAcctgtttttatatttaaatgaaacaaaaattattttggaatGTCACGATAAAGTAAATAAGTAATAGAGATGTGTGCTTCGTCGCGTTTTGGACGTCGATCAGATATGATCCGTGAACAGTTATCCTAAGAAGACACTGccacaaatatataatattttttttgttccactGGTTTGAGGATAATACTATTGTTGAGAGAGAGGATAAACACTATTGTTAATATTAGCGCGTGCTTTGTTTATgttaaagtatatatttatgtaacGAATATTATTTAGAAGGATCAGAATTTTCCACATATATagaaaaactttattttaaagttatccttttttgcatatataaatttcaaatcatACATCTTAAAATGAATAATGTGTATAAACACTCCATTTTGTATATACTCTCCAATTTCAAACAGTGCCACATtatttgaacaaatattttttggcTGCATAAATTTagcattcattaaaaaatatagatgttatttacatatttaattatatgtatatatagcaATTAATATCATTCACATGTTTGGTGCACGTTTACTAAATAAAGGGTATGAATGTTAACAACTGATTTGGTAATATAAGCAGTGTCAAATAAAAGTGCGGTAGGATACAACTACGATTCATACGATATGCGGTATAAGTGCAGTTATGATAGAATAGGTAATgcaattttaatagaataagtAATGCGGTTTTGATAGAAATAGTGTGGTTTTGATAGAAAATATGCGGTTTTGATATAAAAGTAGTGAGGTTTTGATAGCAAAAAGattgtaaaataaattatttacaaaaaatattaaaaatttaactaaaagtatctttttactataaaattattagtttgaATATATGATACTAACCAAATGTGTTTACTAAAAATGTCTTATCGAAAGCGAATTTTAATTTGTACCGTTTGATATTTGTGCTAGACAAAATGTGTGTTTTAAGTTAATATCctaaaattacaaatattattttaatatttttaactctAACTTctaattttctataaatttatagttttatcaAAATTGATTGTAACTTAcgaattatttataattttttttattttaacttagaaaaagaaaaatatttttttttttacaaaatctttgaGATTTTAACCTATTATAACTAAATAATGTGATGGTTTTTGTTAGGgttgttcaatccggatatcgtttcggtttcggttcggtttttttcggtttttcggtatttcggttagtaaaatataactaccattctaaatccatatttacttcggtttggttcggtttatataccgccggtttttggtttattcggttttataccaaaaaacataattctttattttgggatcatattatataaattttagagtcttgttgtcaacacattcatttattaaaaaatattataagtttaaataaaagaacaaaaataaaaaatgtttctatcatctaataaaataatcaaatctataattaaaatcaaaactcaaaattttgataataaaaataaaaaaacaaaaaataaaacagaagcacgaagcacaaaaaataagttattatattatttcatatttagcgttcatcaaagtcatgttttttctattaaacacgaaactctaatcgtttatagataaaaaaaaattgtgaagaatttccactaattgttatcatcagatttataatctttatttcaatttagtcaatgctaaattaaagcaaaaatatcaaaagaagactaagaaaataagaagcatgtttgcgatgaattgttatttaattatatttcaagtgttttacaaatcaggactattttattactgtaaaaaatatggtaatagttattagcaaaaaatttaacttatgattttcatacgttgttataaaacatatacatatttacatgtttctattttttatcggttttattcggttttatcggttatataccgaaccatatccaaatcctacggtttttttaaaatcatatccattcggtttgtatggtatataccaaatccaaaccatattatctattttggtttggttcggttcggtacggttcggttttgccATATTGAAGAGCCCTAGTTTTTGTCCTCCAACCGTTATTCATCGATATTTGGTCACTACAGCGCACGTCTTCGGTCTGCCGTGTTTTCGAACATAAGTGAATTACAAATGGGATACCATATGCAATTATTAAACTTTAACTTGTTatgtaaattataatattttgaataagtaaataaaataattatataagtgTATATCAATTactaactttttacttaaagaatttaaataataattatgaatGTTTTCTAAAAAGCATTAATATTTAtcagttaaataataatatttaaaataatcataaagAAAAAATGCACATGAACCGCTACGTAATTGTcgaaactaaaactaaaacagAAATTGAAATCTAAAAATATGAGTGGTAGAGTTTTATCAGAAAACAAATAAtactaacaaaacaaataaattaaattatatatttcattttattaatatgtgatATGcggtttttgaaaaatttagaaaaaactaacaaaaagattttataatttttttgtcaagtcCGTTATTTAACACAATATGTTTTCAGTAATTTAAACTGTGGTGAAAGGGTAACAAATATCAAATGAGTTCCGCACTACTCTAAATCCGTCCCGTCTTTCTGCCTTCATTCGCAACCTAATACTGTAAGAGAATACAGACCGAACTTTTTAGCGGCGCGGACGCACACCCAAAGGTGGGTCATGGCCATGCAACGGTCTTCGGTCTTGGACGCCAGAGCAAATCCACATGTAAATTCTCTGGTGGCCAGTGTAAATCGAACCCGGGGCCGTACTTGCAGCCGCAAGCCGTTCAGACTAACTCGTCCTGGTTTACAGTCCGTTTTAAGGTAAAGTTTTTCTTGAAACGGAAGCAAAGTTTGTTTTCCTTCACCAAAATCATTTAGCAAATGGTTTCTTACATCACTTTGACGGCTGTTTGACAGCACTGATATGACATGTAAGTTGTATATGTTGTTAAACTAGCATGTGGTTAAGGAAATTTCCAAATTTAGTTATTTCttacaaaactatatataatacCTTTCTTATCATTTGGCACTTATATACAGATTTAAAATAACCACAGGCTTGAGGTCGAAAACGTTTTTCTGCGTCTAAAATATAAACGACGTGTCAGAATTTAAGCAACCATTTAACGAAAGCTAactccattttattttatttttaagatttggtTATTGTAGATCGTTCAGACATGAATGCGTTTCATAAGTTGTTCTCCACACATTTTAAGAGGACCCACGGTTTCCTCTTTACTTCAGTTTTATTGGTTTAGCAGTGAACACATATCTTATCAGCATCTATTGAACATGAAAAGGGAGACTTATCAAACCCAATCAAGAAATGAATTTAGTTAGATCACATCTTCTTATGATATTTACATAAAGAAAATACCTCATAATCAGTCAAAATCCAAGTCAAGTAAGTGATAAGAATTTGATTCGTTGTCTATTGAGACCTGACTCGTGAAGTGCCTTCAACCTTTTATCTGCACGTACTTGCtagtatttcaatttttttcaaacGCCAAGCGCATTAAAATGCattaatttatttctaaattttaacaaatattttatataatgtaaacaaaaaaaatcttatat
The window above is part of the Brassica napus cultivar Da-Ae chromosome C3, Da-Ae, whole genome shotgun sequence genome. Proteins encoded here:
- the LOC106385424 gene encoding putative BTB/POZ domain-containing protein At2g40450, which encodes MATQSNKDIFLGGLRTLFEEQWQVDVLLKAGNSDERAAISAHKLVLASRSMVLKKMMESDELKSSSKLETVTFSEMKHEELEALVEFMYSVDGSISSESLKKHVRSLYLAADKYEIPHLRDLCRKHLISSLNSSNALNILELAQIPFDKALNDAAFTTIKNNISSIASSAEFKLFVVNHPDLSVEIMKASLIRPRTSASCHYCGSSFRY